From Solea senegalensis isolate Sse05_10M linkage group LG19, IFAPA_SoseM_1, whole genome shotgun sequence, the proteins below share one genomic window:
- the rrn3 gene encoding RNA polymerase I-specific transcription initiation factor RRN3 isoform X2, translated as MGDISDYELLKHQLADPDIKDAQIISWLQEFRSCMTQLTKDHEQLIYTVLRVPWVGRSQAVVEEYMTFLSNLVSAQTVYLCACLKMVVSHFTPKQVSICEGGVEISDTDDEDENLPRNFDRCHQALQLITRYVPATSRFLMPIVQDKFPFITKSSRTLECYVHNLLRMTVYIPSVRRDVLEVIIQKMLKLDVSASRSDIDEAEENAVQRLRAEEQSEEGLFDMDEDVAAAQPSSSTVTAHPVAQRLDTLMAVMMAYIKDVCHHNGALHVERTKDLYRDLLSVFDKLILPTHASCHVQYTLFYLCSFRMALAEAFLDHLWKILQSPSQPAVLRQAAAGYLGSFLARAKFIPVLTVRACLDLLLSWIHRYIDSQDSGGKQAFCDISLHGPFYSACQAAFYTLIFRHRAMLESNMKKGLEYLQSLNLERVVMCQLNPLKVCLPSVTSMFAAITRKYQVVFCYTIIERNNRQMLSVVRSSAGGDCVSTNTNPLDSFFPFDPYLLKRSGQLVEPLYQVWEELADMEVAPAKTNTQRSREDEDDFLCGETPQGDGIVGMTPSSYDSNLRSPSSVGSPPFIFQKALTSANMDVTY; from the exons ATG GGAGACATAAGTGATTATGAACTGCTGAAGCATCAGCTGGCTGATCCTGACATAAAG GATGCTCAGATCATCAGCTGGCTGCAGGAGTTTCGCAGTTGTATGACTCAGCTAACCAAAGACCACGAGCAGCTCATCTATACTGTCTTG agggTTCCATGGGTTGGCCGCAGCCAAGCTGTGGTGGAGGAGTACATGACCTTCCTCAGTAACCTGGTCTCAGCGCAGACTGTGTATCTGTGCGCTTGCCTCAAGATGGTGGTCTCCCATTTCACTCCCA agCAAGTGAGCATCTGTGAAGGAGGAGTGGAGATCTCTGATacggatgatgaagatgaaa acCTGCCTCGGAACTTTGATCGGTGTCACCAAGCGTTACAGCTCATCACCAGATATGTTCCAGC CACGAGTCGCTTTCTGATGCCCATAGTACAGGACAAGTTCCCGTTCATAACCAAGTCCTCCAGAACGCTG GAGTGTTACGTCCACAACCTCCTGAGAATGACCGTGTACATACCGTCTGTTCGACGAGACGTGCTGGAGGTGATCATCCAAAAGATGCTTAAACTGGAT GTGAGTGCATCCCGGTCAGACATCGATGAGGCAGAGGAGAACGCAGTGCAGAGACTCAGGGCAGAGGAGCAGAGTGAAGAGGGCCTCTTTGACATG GATGAAGATGTGGCCGCAGCTCAGCCCTCCAGCTCGACTGTCACGGCCCATCCAGTGGCACAGAGGCTGGACACTCTGATGGCTGTGATGATGGCTTACATCAAAGACGTCTGTCACCACAATG GCGCTCTTCATGTGGAGAGGACTAAGGATCTGTACAGAGATTTGCTGAGTGTGTTTGACAAACTCATCCTGCCAACACACGCTTCTTGTCACGTGCAGTACACCCTCTTCTACCTCTGCAGCTTCAGAATG GCTCTGGCAGAGGCCTTCCTGGATCACCTGTGGAAGATCCTGCAGAGCCCCTCTCAGCCTGCTGTCCTCCGCCAGGCTGCTGCTGGATATCTGGGAAGCTTTCTGGCCCGAGCCAAGTTCATTCCTGTGCT CACTGTGCGAGCCTGTCTGGACCTGCTGCTCTCCTGGATCCATCGCTACATTGACAGCCAGGACAGCGGTGGTAAACAGGCGTTCTGTGACATCAGCCTGCACGGACCCTTTTATTCTGCCTGCCAGGCCGCATTTTACACACTCATCTTCAGGCACAGAGCCATGCTGGAGAGCAACATGAAGAAAG GCCTGGAGTACCTGCAGAGTCTGAACCTGGAGCGTGTGGTCATGTGTCAGCTGAACCCTCTCAAAGTCTGCCTGCCTTCAGTCACCAGCATGTTTGCAGCCATCACCAg GAAGTATCAGGTGGTGTTCTGCTACACCATCATAGAGAGGAACAACCGCCAAATGCTGTCAGTGGTGCGCAGCTCTGCAGGAGGAGACTGTGTGAGCACCAACACCAACCCTCTGGACAGCTTCTTCCCATTTGACCCTTACCTTCTCAAGAG gtctGGTCAGCTCGTTGAGCCACTCTACCAGGTGTGGGAGGAGCTGGCAGACATGGAGGTGGCTCCTGctaagacaaacacacag CGCTCCAGAGAGGACGAAGACGACTTCCTGTGTGGGGAGACTCCACAGGGCGATGGCATTGTGGGAATGACTCCGAGCTCCTACGACTCCAACCTGCGCAGCCCGAGCAGCGTGGGATCACCGCCCTTCATCTTCCAGAAAGCTCTCACGTCTGCCAACATGGACGTCACGTACTGA
- the rrn3 gene encoding RNA polymerase I-specific transcription initiation factor RRN3 isoform X1: MDAVDFVNNPLKTVRFGGSVAETLTKYNRGDISDYELLKHQLADPDIKDAQIISWLQEFRSCMTQLTKDHEQLIYTVLRVPWVGRSQAVVEEYMTFLSNLVSAQTVYLCACLKMVVSHFTPKQVSICEGGVEISDTDDEDENLPRNFDRCHQALQLITRYVPATSRFLMPIVQDKFPFITKSSRTLECYVHNLLRMTVYIPSVRRDVLEVIIQKMLKLDVSASRSDIDEAEENAVQRLRAEEQSEEGLFDMDEDVAAAQPSSSTVTAHPVAQRLDTLMAVMMAYIKDVCHHNGALHVERTKDLYRDLLSVFDKLILPTHASCHVQYTLFYLCSFRMALAEAFLDHLWKILQSPSQPAVLRQAAAGYLGSFLARAKFIPVLTVRACLDLLLSWIHRYIDSQDSGGKQAFCDISLHGPFYSACQAAFYTLIFRHRAMLESNMKKGLEYLQSLNLERVVMCQLNPLKVCLPSVTSMFAAITRKYQVVFCYTIIERNNRQMLSVVRSSAGGDCVSTNTNPLDSFFPFDPYLLKRSGQLVEPLYQVWEELADMEVAPAKTNTQRSREDEDDFLCGETPQGDGIVGMTPSSYDSNLRSPSSVGSPPFIFQKALTSANMDVTY; the protein is encoded by the exons ATGGACGCTGTAGACTTTGTAAACAACCCTCTGAAAACTGTCAGGTTTGGAGGCAGTGTCGCAGAAACCTTGACTAAATACAACCGG GGAGACATAAGTGATTATGAACTGCTGAAGCATCAGCTGGCTGATCCTGACATAAAG GATGCTCAGATCATCAGCTGGCTGCAGGAGTTTCGCAGTTGTATGACTCAGCTAACCAAAGACCACGAGCAGCTCATCTATACTGTCTTG agggTTCCATGGGTTGGCCGCAGCCAAGCTGTGGTGGAGGAGTACATGACCTTCCTCAGTAACCTGGTCTCAGCGCAGACTGTGTATCTGTGCGCTTGCCTCAAGATGGTGGTCTCCCATTTCACTCCCA agCAAGTGAGCATCTGTGAAGGAGGAGTGGAGATCTCTGATacggatgatgaagatgaaa acCTGCCTCGGAACTTTGATCGGTGTCACCAAGCGTTACAGCTCATCACCAGATATGTTCCAGC CACGAGTCGCTTTCTGATGCCCATAGTACAGGACAAGTTCCCGTTCATAACCAAGTCCTCCAGAACGCTG GAGTGTTACGTCCACAACCTCCTGAGAATGACCGTGTACATACCGTCTGTTCGACGAGACGTGCTGGAGGTGATCATCCAAAAGATGCTTAAACTGGAT GTGAGTGCATCCCGGTCAGACATCGATGAGGCAGAGGAGAACGCAGTGCAGAGACTCAGGGCAGAGGAGCAGAGTGAAGAGGGCCTCTTTGACATG GATGAAGATGTGGCCGCAGCTCAGCCCTCCAGCTCGACTGTCACGGCCCATCCAGTGGCACAGAGGCTGGACACTCTGATGGCTGTGATGATGGCTTACATCAAAGACGTCTGTCACCACAATG GCGCTCTTCATGTGGAGAGGACTAAGGATCTGTACAGAGATTTGCTGAGTGTGTTTGACAAACTCATCCTGCCAACACACGCTTCTTGTCACGTGCAGTACACCCTCTTCTACCTCTGCAGCTTCAGAATG GCTCTGGCAGAGGCCTTCCTGGATCACCTGTGGAAGATCCTGCAGAGCCCCTCTCAGCCTGCTGTCCTCCGCCAGGCTGCTGCTGGATATCTGGGAAGCTTTCTGGCCCGAGCCAAGTTCATTCCTGTGCT CACTGTGCGAGCCTGTCTGGACCTGCTGCTCTCCTGGATCCATCGCTACATTGACAGCCAGGACAGCGGTGGTAAACAGGCGTTCTGTGACATCAGCCTGCACGGACCCTTTTATTCTGCCTGCCAGGCCGCATTTTACACACTCATCTTCAGGCACAGAGCCATGCTGGAGAGCAACATGAAGAAAG GCCTGGAGTACCTGCAGAGTCTGAACCTGGAGCGTGTGGTCATGTGTCAGCTGAACCCTCTCAAAGTCTGCCTGCCTTCAGTCACCAGCATGTTTGCAGCCATCACCAg GAAGTATCAGGTGGTGTTCTGCTACACCATCATAGAGAGGAACAACCGCCAAATGCTGTCAGTGGTGCGCAGCTCTGCAGGAGGAGACTGTGTGAGCACCAACACCAACCCTCTGGACAGCTTCTTCCCATTTGACCCTTACCTTCTCAAGAG gtctGGTCAGCTCGTTGAGCCACTCTACCAGGTGTGGGAGGAGCTGGCAGACATGGAGGTGGCTCCTGctaagacaaacacacag CGCTCCAGAGAGGACGAAGACGACTTCCTGTGTGGGGAGACTCCACAGGGCGATGGCATTGTGGGAATGACTCCGAGCTCCTACGACTCCAACCTGCGCAGCCCGAGCAGCGTGGGATCACCGCCCTTCATCTTCCAGAAAGCTCTCACGTCTGCCAACATGGACGTCACGTACTGA